From the Salmo trutta chromosome 2, fSalTru1.1, whole genome shotgun sequence genome, one window contains:
- the dnajc9 gene encoding dnaJ homolog subfamily C member 9, producing MGLLDQCEELFKTSNLYDVIGVTNDASEAEVRRGYYKVSLQVHPDRSPGDGQATAKFQTLGKVYAVLSDKDQRAIYDEQGIVDEESDSLDQDRNWEEYWRTMFPKITLQDILNFEKSYKDSEEEKHDLMRVYEEHKGDMDMIMENVLCATQEDEPRIRAVLQCAIDSKELLAHKAFTNESAKKKSSRKRKADKERKEAEEMQKEMGLNSEDSLVAMIKKNQKSKEAGFNNFMDNLEAKYCKKRPSSSSGRKGKK from the exons ATGGGTTTACTGGATCAGTGTGAGGAGCTGTTCAAGACGTCAAACCTTTATGATGTAATCGGTGTCACAAATGATGCATCGGAGGCAGAGGTTCGACGGGGTTATTATAAAGTCTCACTACAAGTCCACCCTGACAGATCACCAGGTGACGGGCAAGCCACTGCCAAGTTCCAG ACTCTAGGGAAGGTGTATGCAGTCTTGAGTGACAAAGACCAAAGGGCCATTTACGACGAGCAGGGCATAGTAGACGAGGAGTCCGACTCACTTGACCAAGATCGTAACTGGGAAGAATATTGGAGAACAATGTTTCCTAAG ATCACACTTCAAGATATCCTGAACTTTGAGAAGTCCTACAAGGACTCTGAGGAAGAAAAGCATGATCTGATGCGGGTCTATGAGGAGCACAAGGGCGACATGGACATGATCATGGAGAACGTGCTGTGTGCCACCCAGGAGGACGAGCCACGGATCAGAGCCGTCCTCCAGTGCGCCATCGACTCCAAGGAGCTGCTGGCTCACAAGGCTTTCACCAACGAGAGTGCTAAGAAGAAAAGCAGCCGCAAACGCAAG GCCGATAAAGAGCGTAAAGAGGCAGAGGAGATGCAGAAAGAGATGGGCCTGAACAGCGAGGACAGCCTGGTGGCCATGATCAAG AAAAATCAGAAGTCAAAAGAGGCAGGCTTTAACAATTTTATGGATAACCTGGAGGCAAAGTACTGCAAGAAAAGACCAAGCTCCTCCTCAGGAAGGAAGGGAAAGAAGTGA
- the si:ch211-207i20.2 gene encoding zinc finger protein 501, which produces MSNFIALQTQLASVMETLVHAAVAELGKLVEDSSVFVFSLELTQGHSEDEELSAKLQTESQNKMTDFATIMEVLGNEALGKIMKIVDDTKFLMDFESKSFKGHRGKKAKPQASILNILSVGGMAEEHSYGGTGKTAEQTVSMESADVEEVDTPESPLVLAVSVKDEHGQIDLGAIAERAADDAFAGNSSSEHQYGMISDDPLVNPTDILLETLFAQKKLFICTECGKSFSTQSNLKSHQRLHTGEKPFVCMFCNKAFAHKQSCNDHIRTHTGEKPFICGVCGKCFGKQAHLKTHSIIHTGEKPYSCTVCGKSFNLAQNLSRHQQIHTGEKIFTCLLCGKGFTRAVTLKTHQLIHTGQKPFKCIQCEKSFRHAVNLKNHQRIHTGVRPFSCDLCGKTFRQSVNLKIHKRIHTGERPYICTECGKTFSQQSSLMSHGRTHSNERPFQCSFCEKRFNNANSLKLHQRIHTGEKPYSCEICGKTFSQGSHLRTHKRHVHAGGKQYICDKCGKRYSDKRNLKMHKCVYAST; this is translated from the exons ATGTCAAATTTCATCGCGTTGCAGACACAGTTGGCCTCTGTCATGGAGACCCTTGTTCACGCGGCGGTGGCCGAACTGGGTAAACTTGTAGAGGACAGTTCTGTTTTCGTGTTCAGCCTGGAACTGACCCAGGGGCATAGCGAGGATGAAGAATTATCGGCAAAACTGCAGACGGAGAGTCAGAATAAGATG ACAGACTTTGCCACAATCATGGAGGTACTTGGCAATGAGGCATTGGGTAAAATAATGAAAATTGTGGATGATACAAAGTTTTTGATGGACTTTGAATCCAAGTCCTTCAAAGGCCATAGAGGGAAAAAAGCCAAACCACAAGCGAGCATCTTGAATATTCTGTCAGTTGGAGGAATGG CGGAGGAACATTCTTATGGCGGAACTGGTAAAACTGCGGAGCAAACTGTTTCAATGGAG TCTGCAGATGTGGAGGAAGTGGACACACCAGAATCTCCCCTTGTCTTGGCTGTTTCTGTCAAAGACGAGCATGGGCAAATAGACCTGGGAGCCATTGCAGAGA GAGCTGCCGATGATGCTTTTGCAGGAAACTCTTCTTCAGAGCACCAGTATGGTATGATTAGCGATGACCCCCTGGTGAACCCCACAGACATCCTATTGGAGACTTTGTTTGCCCAAAAGAAGCTCTTCATTTGCACCGAGTGTGGGAAAAGTTTCTCCACACAGAGTAACCTCAAATCCCACCAGCGACTTCACACTGGCGAGAAACCATTTGTGTGCATGTTCTGCAACAAAGCCTTTGCCCACAAACAGAGTTGTAATGATCACATCCGCACCCACACTGGTGAGAAGCCCTTCATATGTGGCGTGTGTGGGAAATGCTTCGGCAAGCAGGCGCACCTCAAGACCCATTCGATAATCCACACGGGCGAAAAGCCTTACAGCTGCACTGTGTGTGGCAAGAGCTTCAACCTGGCTCAAAATCTGTCTAGACACCAGCAAATTCACACGGGAGAGAAAATCTTCACCTGTTTACTGTGCGGGAAAGGCTTCACACGCGCTGTAACACTGAAGACCCATCAACTTATTCACACTGGACAAAAGCCCTTCAAGTGTATTCAGTGTGAGAAAAGTTTCCGTCACGCTGTCAATCTGAAGAACCACCAGCGGATTCATACAGGCGTCAGACCATTTAGCTGTGACTTGTGTGGCAAGACATTCCGTCAATCGGTGAATCTTAAAATACACAAGCGCATCCACACTGGAGAGAGGCCATATATCTGCACAGAATGCGGCAAGACCTTCAGTCAGCAGAGTAGTCTCATGTCTCACGGACGCACCCACTCTAACGAGCGACCTTTCCAGTGTAGCTTCTGCGAGAAAAGATTCAACAATGCCAACAGTCTGAAGTTGCACCAGAGaatccatacaggagagaagccgtacAGCTGTGAAATCTGTGGGAAGACCTTCAGTCAGGGCAGTCATCTCCGAACACACAAGAGGCATGTCCACGCAGGAGGGAAACAGTACATTTGTGATAAATGTGGGAAGAGGTATTCAGACAAACGGAATCTTAagatgcacaaatgtgtttatgcCTCAACCTAA